From the genome of Ziziphus jujuba cultivar Dongzao chromosome 4, ASM3175591v1:
AACCCAAAGGTTAGCTGCCTGAGAATAGTGTATGCCATCCCAGCTAATGTGCTTTGATGGATTCTTACAAGGATTACCATAAACGGTTCCATTCACAATAGCTTTCTTCCCACAATTAATATGATAACCATAATAACTACCACAGCAAAACTCCAGAGGATCAACAAAGCCTGCCATCAACAAAAAATCATAACGTTAATAAACATGAATTATCTAATGGgtttttccttaaaaattttcataaggaCAGATCAAGCTTAATTACCTAGATCTTTTGCATAGCTTATTAGTTCATATTTAGCAGAGTACACATTGACATATGTGAATACTGCAAGAGGAAGTGTTTTCTTTAGCTGTAAGAGCTTGTCCTTAAGCTGCCTATTGAACTCCTGAGCCACTGCATTCTGAGGCTTCACACACCCATTTCCATCAAGACTACCTGGTTTTGATTTGTCATATATAACAGTATATGGCAAGCAACCAATTGGGCCTGTGTTATGTACCCAGAAAAACCTTGCCCGTTCTTCATATAGTTTCTGTAAAGAAggtacataaaaattaattagtgaGTTGAAATACCATTTATCCCAAAAGCTTAAACTAATGGAAGATCGGTTTTTATTTCATCTATATTAttctctaacactcctcctCACATGTAGGCCCGTCTCTTTTTGGGCTTCTTTGGATCCTTACATGTGTTTAAATTCTtggatggagttgttgagttttgaactcAAAACCTTTTGGATCTCTGTCTCTAATATCAAGTTGAAATACCACTAATCCCAAAAACTTAAGCTGATGGGAggtatttttcatttcatttgtatttttctctaacagtATTATAggctattgttttattttgcacAAAGCCAAAGTAGTTTTTGCTTCTTACATGTATTGCTTCGGAGAGCTGACCAAGGATATCAGGAATGGAGGCAACAACTTTTTCTGGTGTGGTGTGTTGAAAACCATAACCAAGATCATTCTGTCCAATATCAATTGTATATAGAGCTTTTGAGAAGTCCTTCGGCCTGGGAAGCTTGGATTTGAAGGGTGAGGAAGTTGCTGGAATATAAAATTtgccaatttcaaaatccattAAAAGTTGTCATTAACATTATAACAGAGAGGTAATAAGAGACTGACCGTTTGGAGTGAGCTGAGTATAGAGAGCTGTGGAGTGAGATTTGAATCTCACAAATTGGGAAATCTGAATGCCAAGATGAAATGGGCTATAACCACCAGGCCTAATTGATGAACCTCCTGTTGCAAAATTTGCCCCGTGCCTGAAATTCGTCCCGAGCGAATCCAAGTAGGGACTCAGCAATGGTAACTTCAATTTCTCAGCTGAAAGAAAATTatacagagaaaaaaaattgtcacaTTGACACAAAATAAGTGTACATTTTGAGTAGCATTAATTACATTGAACTTGAACTTATAGCTTACCGATGAAATCAACGAGAAGCCGACCATCACAAAACCTTCCAGAGGGACTCCCAAAGAAGCTCTCGCCATTGGGTGGTTGGACTTCAGATAGAGCTGCAGATATTGCTCCTGTGTCGGAATTTGAGTCGCCGAAGTTGTATATAGCAGGAAACTTACAAACCCTCGTACCACCATGACCATTAACCATGTGTAGTTGTCCCACCGATCCCAGAACTAGAAACCCAAGTAGTAGCTTTACAGGATCCATGGAGGGTTTGCTT
Proteins encoded in this window:
- the LOC107415404 gene encoding GDSL esterase/lipase At3g27950, giving the protein MDPVKLLLGFLVLGSVGQLHMVNGHGGTRVCKFPAIYNFGDSNSDTGAISAALSEVQPPNGESFFGSPSGRFCDGRLLVDFIAEKLKLPLLSPYLDSLGTNFRHGANFATGGSSIRPGGYSPFHLGIQISQFVRFKSHSTALYTQLTPNATSSPFKSKLPRPKDFSKALYTIDIGQNDLGYGFQHTTPEKVVASIPDILGQLSEAIHKLYEERARFFWVHNTGPIGCLPYTVIYDKSKPGSLDGNGCVKPQNAVAQEFNRQLKDKLLQLKKTLPLAVFTYVNVYSAKYELISYAKDLGFVDPLEFCCGSYYGYHINCGKKAIVNGTVYGNPCKNPSKHISWDGIHYSQAANLWVADHILNGSFSEPPVSIGEACHSLKNV